In one Pseudarthrobacter oxydans genomic region, the following are encoded:
- a CDS encoding glycosyltransferase 87 family protein, giving the protein MQESQPPEHQERLRLVVPSRSDVLLRNFTEVVGGPLGFRAAPGVVPPGIFTVERVLILLTVLAALAGTLLKGYCRANGWESPTQFYATCYSDFPELFRNRGLAEGQFPIVASGSQFEYPVLTALIAGVTAWLVPGTGVTNARILAYFDINVALLAAATVVAVLATARMTSRRPWDAAMVALAPGIVLAGTINWDLWAVALLAVGMYFFSRERLVLAGVFVGLATAVKLYPLLILGAMLLLALRTGRFRPLLTTAGAAGAAWLAVNLPFAVANPSGWAYFFQYSADRGAGYGSPWFAYNLLLNRLRGQELGADAVNLLSFGLFAAACALIALIAFTAPRRPRLAQLAFLIVAAFILTSKVYSPQYVVWLIPLLALARPRWRDFLVWQGIEGLHWAAVWMYLGQVTSAGSSQHNLDMPYYVLAVAAHMVAVAYLMARVTWDIYDPTYDPVRRHHLDDPHGGPFTGAPDRFRLNLRTPADPGARRKAASDA; this is encoded by the coding sequence ATGCAGGAGTCCCAGCCGCCGGAGCACCAGGAAAGGTTGCGCCTGGTGGTTCCCAGCCGGAGCGATGTCCTGCTGAGGAATTTCACGGAAGTGGTGGGCGGCCCCCTTGGATTCCGGGCCGCTCCGGGTGTTGTCCCCCCCGGCATCTTCACTGTGGAGCGGGTACTGATCCTGCTGACGGTGCTGGCGGCACTCGCGGGCACCTTGCTCAAGGGCTACTGCCGAGCCAACGGTTGGGAATCCCCCACCCAGTTTTACGCCACCTGCTACTCCGACTTCCCGGAACTCTTCCGGAACCGCGGGCTCGCGGAGGGACAGTTTCCCATTGTGGCCAGTGGAAGCCAGTTTGAGTACCCGGTCCTCACCGCCCTGATCGCGGGGGTAACGGCGTGGCTGGTTCCCGGTACCGGAGTGACGAACGCCCGGATCCTCGCCTATTTCGATATCAATGTTGCGCTTCTGGCCGCAGCCACGGTGGTTGCCGTCCTGGCTACGGCCCGGATGACCAGCCGCCGCCCCTGGGATGCGGCCATGGTGGCGCTGGCGCCGGGCATCGTCCTGGCCGGCACCATTAATTGGGATCTCTGGGCGGTGGCACTGCTTGCCGTGGGGATGTATTTTTTTTCGCGGGAACGCCTGGTGCTTGCCGGAGTCTTCGTCGGGTTGGCCACGGCTGTGAAGCTGTATCCGCTGCTCATCCTGGGCGCCATGCTCCTCCTGGCCCTGCGGACCGGCCGCTTCCGGCCCCTGCTCACGACGGCCGGGGCCGCCGGGGCCGCGTGGTTGGCAGTCAACCTGCCGTTCGCCGTCGCAAATCCCTCCGGGTGGGCCTACTTCTTCCAGTACTCAGCCGACCGCGGCGCCGGGTACGGCTCACCGTGGTTTGCGTACAACCTGCTGCTGAACAGGTTGAGGGGCCAGGAGCTGGGCGCCGACGCGGTGAACCTTCTGTCCTTCGGCCTGTTTGCGGCGGCCTGCGCCCTGATCGCACTCATTGCCTTCACGGCGCCACGCCGCCCGCGCCTGGCCCAATTGGCGTTCCTGATAGTGGCGGCGTTCATCCTCACCAGTAAGGTCTACTCACCGCAGTATGTTGTCTGGCTGATTCCGCTGCTCGCGCTGGCCAGGCCGCGGTGGCGGGACTTCCTGGTCTGGCAGGGCATCGAAGGCCTGCATTGGGCCGCTGTGTGGATGTACCTTGGACAGGTGACCAGCGCGGGTTCCTCCCAGCACAACCTGGATATGCCCTACTACGTCCTGGCCGTGGCGGCGCACATGGTGGCCGTCGCCTACCTGATGGCCCGGGTGACGTGGGACATCTACGACCCCACCTACGATCCCGTCCGGCGGCACCATCTGGACGATCCCCACGGCGGACCCTTCACCGGCGCCCCGGACCGGTTCCGTCTGAACCTGCGCACCCCGGCGGACCCGGGCGCCCGGCGGAAGGCCGCATCCGATGCCTGA
- a CDS encoding histidine phosphatase family protein, translating into MTIPALAPRPQLWILRHGETEWSKSGQYTGLTDLPLTVEGEQQAVEARKVLDPVDFDLVLTSPLRRARRTAELAGFPDAQHEPLAVEWNYGDYEGISSDLIRKDNPEYLIWTHGVPNGETLDEVAARADKIIGRVLESGMDNVLIVAHGHFSRILTARWLELPPMEGRHFILGTAKVCTLGWDKRTPAIVRWGL; encoded by the coding sequence GTGACCATTCCCGCCCTTGCCCCGCGCCCCCAGCTGTGGATCCTCCGCCACGGCGAGACCGAATGGTCCAAAAGCGGCCAGTACACCGGGCTGACGGATCTGCCGTTGACGGTCGAGGGAGAACAGCAGGCCGTGGAGGCCCGCAAGGTGCTGGATCCCGTCGACTTCGACCTGGTGCTCACGTCTCCCCTGCGGCGGGCACGGCGGACAGCAGAGCTGGCCGGCTTCCCTGACGCCCAGCATGAACCCCTGGCCGTCGAATGGAACTACGGCGACTACGAAGGCATCAGCTCTGACCTGATCCGAAAGGACAACCCCGAATACCTGATCTGGACGCACGGGGTTCCCAACGGCGAAACGCTGGACGAGGTCGCGGCCAGGGCGGACAAAATCATTGGCCGGGTGCTGGAATCCGGCATGGACAATGTGCTGATTGTGGCCCACGGCCACTTCTCGAGGATCCTCACGGCACGCTGGCTGGAATTGCCGCCCATGGAAGGCCGCCATTTCATTCTGGGCACTGCCAAGGTCTGCACGCTGGGCTGGGACAAAAGAACACCCGCTATTGTCCGCTGGGGCCTTTAA
- a CDS encoding CCA tRNA nucleotidyltransferase: MAHAHHKTDSQTVDFQVDPVVLELGRRFVDAGHELSLVGGPVRDLFLGRTSPDLDFTTDATPDQTVALIKKWADNYWEIGRAFGTIGMRKAGFQIEITTYRAEAYDPDSRKPVVAFGSSLTDDLLRRDFTINAMALKLPSLELVDPFGGVRDLHASVLATPGAPELSFSDDPLRMMRAARFAAQLGVSVHQDVRRAMTQMAERITIISAERVRDELVKLICGARPRVGVDLLVDTGLAEFVLPEVSALRLESDEHHRHKDVYQHSLQVLEQAAELETDGEGSVPGPDFVLRFAALMHDVGKPATRRFEPGGAVSFRHHDMVGAKLTSKRMKALRFDNDTTKAVARLVELHMRFYGYGDAGWSDSAVRRYVTDAGPLLERLHRLTRSDVTTRNQRKAERLAFAYDDLEARIAALREQESLDAVRPDLDGARIMALLGLKPGPVVGRAYKFLLNERMESGPLPTDEAEARLLRWWAEQPESAPDEAGRPPVEADPAPAPAAPAPAPAAAEAGTPPAAVEPSPSEESK, from the coding sequence ATGGCGCACGCACATCACAAGACTGATTCCCAGACCGTTGATTTCCAGGTGGACCCGGTGGTCCTGGAGCTCGGCCGGCGCTTCGTGGACGCCGGCCACGAACTGTCCCTGGTGGGCGGACCGGTGCGTGACCTTTTCCTGGGCCGGACGTCCCCCGACCTGGACTTCACCACCGACGCCACCCCGGACCAGACCGTGGCACTCATCAAGAAGTGGGCGGACAACTACTGGGAGATCGGCCGCGCCTTTGGCACGATCGGCATGCGCAAGGCCGGCTTCCAGATCGAAATCACCACCTACCGGGCAGAGGCCTACGATCCTGACTCCCGGAAGCCGGTGGTGGCGTTCGGTTCGTCCTTGACCGATGACCTGCTTCGGCGGGACTTCACCATCAACGCCATGGCCCTCAAGCTGCCCTCCCTGGAACTGGTGGATCCCTTCGGCGGGGTCCGTGACCTTCATGCTTCCGTCCTGGCCACGCCGGGGGCCCCCGAGCTTTCTTTCTCCGACGATCCGCTGAGGATGATGCGCGCGGCACGGTTCGCTGCCCAGCTGGGTGTATCCGTGCACCAAGACGTCCGCCGGGCCATGACGCAGATGGCCGAACGGATCACCATCATTTCCGCGGAACGCGTGCGGGACGAACTGGTCAAGCTCATCTGCGGTGCCCGCCCGCGCGTCGGCGTGGACCTGCTGGTGGATACCGGCCTCGCCGAGTTCGTGCTCCCTGAGGTTTCCGCGCTCCGCCTGGAATCGGACGAGCACCACCGGCACAAGGACGTCTACCAGCACTCCCTGCAGGTCCTTGAGCAGGCAGCGGAGCTGGAGACGGATGGTGAAGGCTCCGTGCCGGGGCCGGACTTCGTGCTGCGCTTCGCAGCATTAATGCACGACGTCGGCAAGCCGGCTACGCGCCGCTTTGAACCGGGCGGCGCGGTGAGCTTCCGCCACCACGACATGGTGGGAGCCAAACTCACCTCCAAGCGGATGAAGGCGTTGCGCTTCGACAACGACACCACCAAGGCTGTTGCCCGCCTCGTGGAACTCCACATGCGCTTCTACGGCTACGGGGACGCCGGCTGGAGCGATTCTGCAGTCCGCCGCTACGTGACCGATGCCGGGCCGCTGCTGGAACGGCTGCACCGGCTTACGCGCTCGGACGTCACCACCCGCAATCAGCGGAAGGCCGAACGGCTCGCTTTCGCCTATGACGACCTGGAAGCCCGCATCGCCGCACTGCGCGAACAGGAGTCGCTGGACGCTGTGCGCCCCGACCTTGACGGGGCCCGGATCATGGCCCTGCTGGGGCTCAAACCAGGGCCCGTGGTGGGCCGCGCCTACAAGTTCCTGCTGAATGAGCGGATGGAGAGCGGGCCCCTGCCTACGGACGAAGCGGAAGCACGGCTGCTCCGCTGGTGGGCGGAACAGCCGGAATCCGCCCCGGATGAAGCTGGACGCCCGCCTGTTGAAGCCGATCCCGCACCCGCACCTGCCGCACCCGCACCCGCACCTGCCGCGGCCGAGGCCGGAACGCCTCCCGCCGCCGTCGAGCCTTCCCCTTCTGAGGAGTCCAAGTGA
- a CDS encoding NUDIX hydrolase, with translation MPSAIGAHVAPAQHSAPASLPTVEEVSAGGVVVDTSDAELRVAIIARLNRGGRLEWCLPKGHPEGKENNEQAAVREIAEETGIEGDILAPLGSIDYWFTVSGHRVHKTVHHYLLRATGGELTIENDPDQEAVDVAWVPIQELARKLSFPNERRIADLAREVLPGHL, from the coding sequence TTGCCATCGGCAATTGGTGCGCACGTTGCGCCTGCCCAGCATTCGGCACCGGCATCGCTGCCCACGGTGGAGGAGGTCTCCGCCGGCGGCGTCGTGGTGGACACGTCCGACGCCGAGTTGAGGGTTGCGATTATCGCCCGCCTTAATCGCGGCGGACGCCTGGAGTGGTGCCTTCCCAAAGGCCACCCGGAGGGAAAAGAAAACAACGAGCAGGCCGCCGTCCGAGAAATTGCCGAGGAAACCGGCATTGAAGGCGACATCCTCGCACCGCTGGGAAGCATCGACTACTGGTTTACCGTCAGCGGCCATCGGGTCCACAAAACGGTCCATCACTACCTCCTGCGGGCCACGGGCGGCGAGCTCACCATCGAGAACGATCCGGACCAGGAAGCCGTGGACGTGGCCTGGGTCCCCATCCAGGAACTGGCGCGCAAGCTGTCCTTCCCCAACGAGCGCCGGATCGCCGATCTGGCCCGGGAAGTCCTTCCCGGGCACCTTTAG
- the murJ gene encoding murein biosynthesis integral membrane protein MurJ — protein sequence MSATNFPSDKAGPPGDAAPDGVPPAPAGADSSPGGTVASETRSSAIMAAGTLVSRFLGFGKTWMLGTALGLGSTVNDTFINANNLPNLIFLLVAGGVFNAVLVPQIIKASKAPDRGADYISRLLTLAVLLLLGLTALVTLAAPGVIELTTQGYSPQQKALAVTFAFWCLPQIFFYGLYALLTQVLNANGAFGPAMWAPILNNVVAIAGLGMFIWIFGANELNPHTLDNWGSTQTLLVAGFSTIGVISQTAILMIPVIRLRLGLRPRFGWRGVGLGQAARLSVWTLLTAAVGQLAFLYVMRIATIPGAERIRLQQAGDPAANMLPGNAVLEVASQLYLLPHSIIALSLATVLFNRMTRASQDGNHDELRDALSHGLRTMAVATVFGALALFALAGPLGMFFSGGLRQDGVMLAQTLTILALSTPFMSANFMMSRVFYANEDARTPFFIQLLLAVVYVAGAFAIQFLPVTQIIYAIAVLYMVGNILSVVISAYFLRRLLGHLDGPRIANSYIRMGYAALGSAIAGAGALWLMGSYSPDGFAWRDRITALITLVVVGPVMLVAYFFLLKLFRVAELRDLLRPLLGRLGRGAPPAPSAEAGTPPSDSPPGGASGGPRRPAPERATTSVDTGLIPRISGEFDAVSFRAGPAPEQEDAEHGTRRRQARDGDGPASSDEDYLPAEDQPSTARGGLLREQIPLPGRRTFQGKPGENPYFKPRRPRKK from the coding sequence ATGTCAGCTACCAACTTTCCTTCCGATAAAGCCGGCCCGCCCGGTGACGCCGCCCCTGACGGCGTTCCCCCCGCGCCGGCCGGCGCGGACAGTTCCCCTGGCGGCACGGTTGCCAGCGAAACCAGGTCCAGCGCCATCATGGCTGCCGGGACGCTCGTTTCGCGGTTCCTGGGTTTTGGAAAGACCTGGATGCTGGGCACTGCCCTGGGTCTTGGCTCCACCGTCAATGACACCTTCATTAACGCCAACAACCTGCCCAACCTGATCTTCCTGCTGGTTGCCGGGGGCGTGTTCAACGCGGTCCTGGTGCCGCAGATCATCAAGGCAAGCAAGGCTCCGGACAGGGGAGCGGACTACATCAGCCGGCTGCTGACGCTGGCTGTGCTCCTCCTGCTGGGGCTGACAGCCCTGGTAACGCTGGCGGCCCCGGGGGTCATTGAGCTCACCACCCAGGGATACAGTCCCCAGCAGAAGGCCCTGGCCGTCACCTTCGCGTTCTGGTGCCTGCCCCAAATCTTCTTCTACGGCCTTTACGCCCTCCTCACCCAGGTGCTGAACGCAAACGGCGCATTCGGCCCTGCCATGTGGGCGCCCATCCTTAATAACGTGGTTGCCATCGCCGGCCTGGGCATGTTCATCTGGATCTTCGGTGCGAACGAGCTGAATCCGCACACCCTGGACAACTGGGGCAGCACCCAGACCCTGCTGGTTGCGGGCTTTTCCACCATCGGAGTGATATCCCAGACCGCCATCCTGATGATTCCGGTGATCCGGCTGCGGCTGGGCCTCCGGCCCCGGTTCGGCTGGCGGGGAGTAGGACTGGGCCAGGCAGCCAGGCTGAGCGTCTGGACCTTGCTGACGGCCGCCGTCGGGCAGCTTGCCTTCCTGTACGTCATGCGCATCGCCACCATCCCCGGGGCGGAGCGCATCCGGCTGCAGCAGGCGGGAGACCCGGCGGCGAACATGCTGCCCGGCAACGCCGTGCTGGAGGTTGCCAGCCAGCTCTACCTGCTGCCGCACTCCATCATCGCGCTGTCACTGGCCACGGTGCTGTTCAACCGGATGACCCGGGCTTCGCAGGACGGGAACCATGACGAGCTGCGCGATGCTCTCTCCCACGGCCTGCGGACCATGGCGGTTGCCACTGTGTTTGGTGCCCTGGCCCTCTTTGCCCTCGCCGGTCCCCTGGGCATGTTCTTCTCCGGAGGGCTTCGCCAGGACGGCGTGATGCTGGCCCAGACGCTCACCATCCTGGCGCTGAGCACGCCGTTCATGAGCGCCAACTTCATGATGTCCCGGGTGTTTTACGCGAATGAGGACGCCCGGACGCCGTTCTTCATCCAGCTGCTCCTGGCCGTTGTCTACGTGGCGGGCGCGTTCGCCATCCAGTTCCTGCCGGTCACCCAGATCATCTACGCCATCGCCGTCCTCTATATGGTGGGCAACATCCTGTCGGTGGTCATCAGTGCGTACTTCCTGCGGCGCCTGTTGGGTCACCTGGACGGGCCAAGGATCGCCAACTCCTACATCCGCATGGGGTATGCAGCGCTTGGTTCGGCCATTGCAGGTGCAGGTGCGCTCTGGCTGATGGGCAGCTACAGCCCGGACGGTTTCGCCTGGCGCGACCGGATTACAGCCCTCATAACGCTCGTCGTGGTGGGCCCGGTCATGCTGGTGGCCTACTTCTTCCTGCTCAAGCTGTTCCGCGTTGCCGAACTGCGCGACCTGCTCCGCCCCCTCTTGGGACGGCTGGGCCGCGGCGCACCGCCCGCACCTTCCGCGGAAGCCGGGACCCCGCCGTCGGACTCTCCCCCCGGCGGAGCCTCCGGTGGACCACGGCGGCCCGCGCCGGAGCGTGCCACCACCTCCGTGGACACCGGGCTCATTCCCCGGATTTCCGGCGAGTTCGACGCCGTTTCCTTCAGGGCCGGGCCGGCTCCGGAACAGGAGGACGCGGAACACGGGACACGGCGGAGGCAGGCGCGCGACGGCGACGGCCCGGCTTCGTCCGACGAGGACTACCTTCCCGCGGAGGACCAGCCCAGTACGGCCCGGGGAGGTTTGCTGCGGGAACAGATTCCGCTGCCAGGACGCCGTACCTTCCAGGGGAAGCCCGGCGAGAACCCCTACTTCAAGCCACGGCGCCCCCGAAAAAAGTGA